Proteins encoded in a region of the Mercenaria mercenaria strain notata chromosome 1, MADL_Memer_1, whole genome shotgun sequence genome:
- the LOC123545543 gene encoding uncharacterized protein LOC123545543, which yields MGSRIKPYFILTAEKVTDPKEIKDFIEQNDCDIKENIPTTPPPSGVSGKSGLDIELNTRHRISKKEKGFVKYKIPMKEVRKKGNLNKKMELIKEKLEKSRERFKEQKRSNEELNLTCEPTRSQKDVDTPATAFKFERSVSDVTPVKSTEENSPYTYFVVSDDNSADITPGKVVSKSADKRRRLRIVEENRLKRDRKEGQKPFVKRNGLARELGLKSSIIPKSDSRSANKPSVSQIVFEGPEHQTSSQHTTNSKILRTSFSPPRIPPGTPATVLTAQSGENKTEQPAIDVDESVPRKPFLSGPLYTGKNRGTHAFSLQHFELPIITPEQKRRALGLGTKFEEFAYPKPQSEQRQRRVSFANPLPVVKGTGLIVSYNEMKEYIGFKIAPLGPRAVTMGSITLPSERLDKKSMCQKYMTEDNMSSSKRLKKVGVPLSLPKIDIVSNVYDDMIIKMIKEYLQDTNTPSRQSQLAKELLVHLQKHNEHMKELNVPHLNRKQKPKLSQEELAKCQSRAQQLLNDINLFVPPNTAEDMEPKVMTPTMKAGDLVESGPPEQLVFDETGDKRHVRSADNPRSIPFVQITFKPKDKEPEPEMNINLPEDDATLPEDRSNSKKHSNERKSNDRPILSAVTPVSFQMAPPGLSKDDSFVKVPLKA from the coding sequence ATGGGCTCCAGGATAAAACCGTACTTTATTCTGACAGCGGAGAAAGTTACGGATCCtaaagaaataaaagattttatcGAACAAAATGACTGtgacatcaaagaaaatattCCGACAACTCCACCTCCTTCTGGTGTATCAGGAAAATCGGGACTTGATATCGAGTTGAATACAAGACATAGAATTTCAAAGAAAGAGAAGGGTTTTGTAAAGTACAAAATACCAATGAAAGAAGTTCGAAAGAAAGGAAATCTTAATAAAAAAATGGAACtaataaaggaaaagcttgagaaGTCAAGAGAACGATTTAAAGAACAGAAACGCAGCAATGAAGAACTAAATTTAACCTGTGAACCGACTCGTTCACAGAAAGACGTTGATACGCCAGCTACTGCGTTTAAATTCGAGCGATCTGTGTCAGATGTAACACCTGTTAAATCAACCGAGGAAAATTCGCCTTACACATATTTTGTTGTATCAGACGATAACAGTGCAGACATTACTCCTGGAAAGGTTGTAAGTAAAAGTGCCGACAAAAGAAGAAGACTTAGAATTGTAGAAGAAAATCGATTGAAAAGAGATAGAAAGGAAGGACAAAAACCTTTTGTCAAAAGAAATGGTCTTGCCAGAGAATTAGGTCTGAAGTCAAGCATCATCCCAAAATCCGATTCACGCAGTGCAAACAAACCTTCCGTAAGTCAGATTGTTTTCGAAGGTCCGGAACATCAAACATCATCTCAGCATACAACAAATTCTAAAATTTTGCGGACATCCTTCAGTCCTCCTAGAATTCCACCAGGTACACCGGCAACAGTACTCACTGCTCAATCGGGAGAAAATAAAACCGAGCAGCCGGCCATAGATGTAGATGAAAGTGTTCCCCGAAAACCATTTTTATCAGGGCCGCTATACACAGGGAAAAACCGTGGAACTCACGCGTTTTCACTTCAGCATTTTGAACTACCAATCATAACACCGGAACAGAAGCGACGTGCATTAGGACTTGGAACTAAGTTTGAAGAGTTTGCATACCCCAAACCACAGTCGGAACAAAGGCAGCGAAGAGTCTCCTTTGCTAATCCCTTGCCGGTTGTAAAAGGAACTGGCTTGATTGTTAGttataatgaaatgaaagaatatATTGGATTTAAAATAGCACCCCTTGGACCAAGAGCAGTGACAATGGGAAGTATTACACTGCCGTCTGAAAGACTCGATAAAAAGTCTATGTGCCAGAAATATATGACAGAAGACAACATGTCGTCCTCCAAAAGACTCAAGAAAGTTGGAGTTCCGCTGTCTTTACCAAAAATCGATATAGTGTCAAATGTCTATGatgatatgataataaaaatgatcAAAGAATATCTACAAGATACTAATACGCCCTCTCGTCAGTCTCAGTTAGCGAAAGAGTTACTTGTACACTTGCAGAAACATAATGAACATATGAAAGAACTCAACGTACCTCATTTAAACAGAAAGCAAAAACCAAAGCTCTCTCAAGAGGAACTTGCAAAATGTCAGAGTAGAGCTCAGCAGCTATTAAACGACATCAATTTGTTTGTTCCTCCAAACACTGCTGAAGATATGGAACCAAAAGTAATGACTCCTACAATGAAAGCTGGAGACTTGGTAGAGTCAGGTCCGCCAGAACAGCTTGTGTTCGATGAAACTGGAGATAAGCGACATGTAAGAAGTGCTGACAACCCGAGAAGTATCCCTTTTGTGCAAATTACATTCAAACCAAAGGATAAGGAACCAGAACCCGAGATGAACATTAATTTGCCAGAAGATGACGCTACGCTACCCGAAGACCGTAGTAATTCAAAAAAGCATTCAAATGAAAGGAAATCCAATGACCGACCTATTTTGAGTGCTGTGACACCAGTTTCCTTTCAGATGGCGCCACCAGGACTCAGCAAGGATGACAGCTTTGTTAAAGTCCCTTTGAAGGCATAA